A region from the Chanodichthys erythropterus isolate Z2021 chromosome 5, ASM2448905v1, whole genome shotgun sequence genome encodes:
- the psme4a gene encoding proteasome activator complex subunit 4A isoform X4, whose amino-acid sequence MTVSNIIEVEEPRLGDCNMKKEASELLGFDPQKDIVYNELLPYKDKLDEESNETLAQIKGNLGRAVQLREIWPGVLFWTRKLSTYMRLYGRKFSKEDHVLFVKLLYELVTIPKLEISMMQSFARLLITLLKKKELLSREDLELPWRPLYELQDRILYSKTEHLGLNWFPSSVEAVLKALIKSCRPYFPESATQEMLDEWKPLMCPFDVTMQKAMGYFELFLPTTLPPELHDKGFKLWFDELISLWVSVQNLPSWEVNLVSLFARLANDNIGYIDWDPYIPTIFTRTLRSLNLPVGSSQMLVSRYLTNAYDIGHVVVWISALLGGPSKQTQTQLSGLFNSIASFFHPSNHGRWLMKLMKLLQRLPASVVKRLHRERYRTPTWLTPVPESHLLSEQDITDFVESMKQPVLLSMFSKTGSLDAAQALQNLALLRPELVIPPVLEKTYPAMETLTEPHQLTATLSCMISVARTLVAGGQRFPEGPTHMLPLLMRALPGIDPNDFSKCMITFQLIATCVTLVPLVDCSAAVQTRNDLTQVEKELCSASAEFEDFVLQFIDRCFALIDTSTLEQTREEVETEKMTHLESLLELGLSSTFYTIFTQCSMELFKVALEKVFNFASTNVFETHVAGRMVADMCRAATKTHPAEALKLFLPHCCNAILQISSNEEVLNEEELDKELMWNLQLLSEVTRVDGDQLLLYRSQLVQILQLTLHLKCKQGYSLACKLLYHILRSTSLLYPREYCSLPGGVQQHTDTYLPIKDWGRPGDLWNLDIKWHMPSTEEREFVFYLLDLLLKPELQRLQKHTQGEPDMSRDDVLQSLSIVHNCLLGASPLLPPVYGEPVPGLINSMVELHETKVYTGIDYDLSRENYRQDICKAIRPLLQYTLEHSEDDIKSLFSIIKIINDVLHFKGSHKHEFDSRWKSFSMIKKSMENKLHGSKQHIRALLIDRVMLQHELRNLTIEGCIYRSVHQDLINDLLRLSTSRYSQVRSKAQNVLFTALGTYNFCCRDIIPAVLEYLDPDRTDVTQQQFKGALYCLLGNHSGICLATLQYWECIALTWPAIVRSGMSPSMSLEKPSIVRLFDDLADKVHRQYETIGLDFSIPESCVELALKMMKSSNPEPTPGAASEQQELEGRKRQEQKNKDSVQKYEKLVMDLLDCRKMPWKFEQIAIGFLSLMLRDDRPLPSSAVLFFVESLNHDSLLVRNGAISAVSGILKQLKRPHKKVAVNPYDISELKTSLQSCDGKAHSSLLVGDRPDNQWLQYDSSRLPRSQQDWEECCFIEKTHWGYSTWPRKLMLYAPPEEQPKQGKTREEMNESEKIIYDHFSDPLFIDQFIQYLSLEERKGNDKFSPRRFCLFKGLFRNFDDAFLPLLMPHMERLVADSHESTQRCVAEIISGLIRGSKHWSYSKVEKLWALLCPLLRKALSNITIETYADWGTCIATACESRDPRKLHWLFEMLMESPVTGEGGSFVDACRLYVLQGGLAQQEWRVPELLHRLLQYLEPKLTQVYKNVRERIGSVLTYIFMIDVNLPHTQPTTSPRIGEFTERVLARLKPLTEGEEEIQNHIMEENTEGDQDERTQAIRLLKTVLKWLMTSAGRSFSSAVPEQLRLLPLLFRIAPVENDDSYDEMKRDAKTCLSLMSQGLLYSEQISQVLDALEEISRSSSWHARYTVLTYLQVMVFYNLFTFLSDAKAVGDVRALVLRLLEDEQLEVREMAATTLSGLLQCNFLSIDEPMQAHFESLSKTRLPKRRRRELGSVVDTIPSADLVQRHAGVLGLSACILSSPYDVPTWMPQILMDLSAHLNDTQPIEMTVKKTLSDFRRTHHDNWQEHKQKFTDDQLLVLTDLLVSPCYYA is encoded by the exons atgaCTGTCTCTAATATAATCGAAGTGGAGGAACCACGTTTGGGGGACTGTAATATGAAAAAAGAAGCATCCGAATTATTAGGGTTTGATCCGCAAAAAGATATTGTTTACAACGAACTTCTGCCTTACAAGGACAAACTAGACGAAGAGTCCAATGAAACTTTGGCACAGATAAAAGGAAACCTCGGCCGAGCCGTCCAACTCAGAGAGATATGGCCAGGTGTCTTGTTTTGGACGAGGAAACTTTCCAC GTACATGCGATTATATGGAAGGAAGTTCAGCAAAGAGGACCATGTGCTTTTCGTCAAGCTGCTGTACGAGCTGGTCACCATCCCCAAACTGGAGATCAGTATGATGCAGAGCTTCGCCCGTCTCCTCATCACCCTGCTGAA GAAGAAGGAGTTGCTTTCAAGAGAGGACTTGGAATTGCCATGGCGACCCCTGTATGAGTTGCAGGACAGGATCCTGTACTCAAAGACCGAGCACCTCGGCCTGAACTGGTTTCCCAG CTCAGTGGAAGCAGTTCTGAAGGCCTTAATCAAGAGCTGCAGGCC TTATTTTCCAGAATCAGCAACACAGGAGATGCTGGATGAGTGGAAACCTCTGATGTGCCCTTTTGATGTGACCATGCAAAAGGcgatgggatattttgagctctTCCTGCCTACCACTCTTCCCCCAGAGCTGCATGATAAGGGCTTTAA GCTTTGGTTTGATGAGTTGATAAGCCTGTGGGTGTCGGTACAGAACCTTCCAAGCTGGGAAGTG AATCTTGTCAGTCTTTTTGCACGACTGGCAAATGACAACATTGGTTACATAGATTGGGACCCTTATATACCAACG ATCTTCACTAGGACCTTGAGGAGTCTTAATCTTCCTGTAGGATCCAGTCAGATGCTGGTTTCCAGATATCTGACAAATGCCTATGACATCGGTCACGTGGTCGTTTGGATTTCTGCTTTGCTG GGAGGACCCAGCAAACAGACCCAGACCCAGCTCAGTGGCCTTTTCAACAGCATCGCCTCATTTTTCCACCCTTCTAACCACGGCCGTTGGCTC ATGAAACTCATGAAGCTCCTTCAGCGTTTACCTGCTAGCGTTGTGAAACGTCTGCATCGAGAACGTTACCGGACGCCAACGTGGCTGACCCCTGTTCCCGAAAGCCACCTTCTCAGTGAGCAGGACATCACAGACTTTGTGGAGAGTATGAAGCAGCCCGTCCTGCTTTCTATGTTTAGCAAAACTGGCAGTCTGGATGCTGCCCAGGCCCTGCAAAACCTTGCCCTGCTCAGACCTGAGTTGGTCATTCCACCAGTGCTGGagaa gACATATCCCGCCATGGAGACCCTCACTGAGCCTCACCAGCTGACCGCCACTTTAAGCTGTATGATCAGTGTGGCAAGGACCCTTGTGGCCGGGGGCCAGAGGTTTCCAGAGGGCCCCACACACATGCTGCCTCTCCTCATGAGGGCTCTCCCAGGGATCGACCCCAATGACTTCAGCAAGTGTATG ataACATTCCAGTTAATAGCAACTTGTGTTACTCTTGTGCCATTGGTGGACTGTTCTGCTGCTGTTCAGACAAGAAATGACCTCACACAG GTGGAAAAAGAGTTGTGTTCAGCCTCTGCAGAGTTTGAGGATTTTGTTCTTCAATTTATTGATAG GTGTTTTGCACTGATTGACACCAGTACTCTGGAACAGACCCGGGAGGAGGTGGAGACAGAGAAAATGACTCATCTAGAGAGTCTGTTGGAGCTGGGCCTGTCCTCCACATTCTACACTATCTTCACACAATGTTCCATGGAATTATTCAAG GTGGCCCTTGAAAAAGTCTTCAACTTCGCCAGTACAAACGTTTTTGAGACTCATGTTGCTGGACGGATGGTGGCAGACATGTGCCGAGCTGCAACCAAG ACTCACCCAGCAGAGGCTCTGAAGCTCTTTTTGCCTCACTGCTGTAATGCCATATTACAAATCTCATCCA ATGAAGAGGTATTAAACGAAGAGGAGCTGGATAAAGAACTGATGTGGAACCTCCAGCTGTTATCTGAG GTGACCCGTGTGGATGGCGATCAACTGTTACTCTACAGGTCTCAGCTagtgcagattcttcagttgaCTCTGCACCTGAAATGTAAGCAGGGCTACAGTCTGGCTTGTAAGCTGCTTTATCACATCCTGCGGTCCACATCCCTCCTCTATCCCAGAGAGTACTGCAGCCTGCCTGGCGGTGTCCAGCAGCACACTGACACATACCTTCCAATCAAG GACTGGGGTCGGCCTGGAGACCTGTGGAACCTGGACATCAAGTGGCACATGCCCAGCACAGAAGAGAGAGAGTTTGTTTTCTACTTGCTGGATCTGCTGTTAAAGCCGGAACTCCAGCGTctgcagaaacacacacagGGAGAACCGGACATGAGCAG GGATGATGTTCTACAGAGTCTGTCCATTGTTCATAACTGTCTTCTGGGAGCAAGCCCCCTTCTGCCCCCAGTGTATGGAGAACCCGTGCCGGGGCT GATCAACAGTATGGTTGAGCTACACGAGACAAAAGTGTACACTGGTATTGACTATG ACCTGTCTAGAGAGAACTACAGACAGGACATCTGTAAGGCGATTAGACCTTTACTAC aatacACACTTGAGCACTCAGAAGATGACATCAAATCCCTCTTCTCCATTATAAAG ATCATCAATGACGTGCTCCACTTTAAAGGCTCACACAAACATGAGTTTGACTCCCGCTGGAAGAGTTTCAGTATGATTAAGAAGTCTATGGAAAACAAG CTTCACGGCAGTAAACAGCACATTAGAGCACTACTCATAGACAGAGTCATGCTGCAACATGAG CTAAGAAATCTGACCATAGAAGGGTGTATCTACAGGAGTGTTCATCAGGACCTAATAAATGACCTGCTCAGACTGTCCACCAGCAGGTACAGTCAG GTGAGGAGTAAAGCTCAGAATGTGCTGTTCACAGCATTGGGAACCTACAACTTCTGCTGCAGAGACATCATTCCTGCAGTGCTGGAGTACCTGGACCCAGACCGCACTGACGTCACCCAGCAGCAATTCAAA GGTGCCTTGTACTGCCTGTTAGGGAACCACTCTGGGATCTGTCTTGCTACCCTGCAGTACTGGGAGTGCATTGCTCTGACATGGCCTGCCATTGTGCGTTCTGGCATGAGCCCCTCTATGTCTCTAGAGAAGCCTTCAATCGTGCGGCTCTTCGATGACCTGGCCGACAAGGTCCATCGCCAGTACGAGACCATCGGTCTTGACTTTTCT ATCCCGGAGAGTTGTGTTGAGTTGGCTCTAAAAATGATGAAATCCAGTAACCCAGAACCGACCCCAGGTGCTGCCTCTGAACAGCAGGAACTGGAGGGAAGAAAGAGGCAGGAACAGAAAAACAAAGACTCAGTTCA GAAGTATGAGAAACTAGTGATGGATCTTTTGGACTGCCGAAAAAT GCCCTGGAAGTTTGAGCAGATAGCTATCGGCTTCCTGTCTCTGATGCTGAGAGATGACCGCCCCTTGCCTTCTTCTGCAGTCCTCTTTTTCGTTGAGAGCCTGAACCACGACTCTCTCTTAGTTCGCAAT GGTGCAATATCAGCAGTGAGTGGAATTCTAAAGCAGCTCAAGAGACCTCACAAGAAAGTGGCAGTGAATCCCTATGACATTTCTGAACTCAAAACCTCTCTTCAGTCAT GTGATGGTAAAGCTCACAGCTCTCTGTTGGTGGGAGACAGGCCTGATAACCAATGGCTGCAGTATGACAGTAGCAGGTTGCCGCGCTCCCAGCAGGACTGGGAGGAATGCTGCTTCATTGAGAAAACTCACTGGGGTTATTCAACTTGGCCACG GAAGCTGATGCTCTATGCCCCTCCTGAGGAACAGCCCAAACAGGGCAAAACAAGAGAAGAGATGAATGAG AGTGAAAAGATCATATATGATCATTTCTCAGACCCGCTGTTCATAGATCAGTTCATCCAGTATTTGTCTCTGGAGGAGAGGAAGGGGAATGATAAATTCAGCCCACGTCGATTTTGCCTCTTTAAG GGCCTTTTCCGGAACTTTGATGATGCCTTCCTGCCCTTGCTGATGCCTCAtatggagcgtctggtagcggATTCGCACGAGAGCACCCAACGCTGTGTGGCGGAGATCATCTCTGGACTCATCAGGGGCTCCAAACACTGGAGCTACAGCAAG GTGGAAAAATTGTGGGCTCTGCTATGTCCACTCCTTCGTAAAGCTCTCTCCAATATCACCATAGAGACGTATGCGGACTGGGGCACCTGCATTGCCACTGCCTGC GAGAGCCGAGACCCACGAAAGCTCCACTGGCTGTTTGAGATGCTGATGGAATCACCGGTCACAGGAGAAGGAGGTTCATTTGTGGACGCCTG CCGTCTGTATGTGCTGCAGGGAGGTCTTGCTCAGCAGGAGTGGAGAGTTCCAGAGCTGCTTCACAGGTTACTACAGTACCTAGAGCCCAAACTCACTCAGGTCTACAAGAACGTACGCGAACGCATCGGCAG TGTGCTCACCTACATCTTCATGATCGACGTGAACCTGCCACACACTCAGCCCACCACGTCCCCGCGCATCGGAGAGTTCACGGAGCGTGTGCTGGCCAGGCTCAAGCCTTTAACGGAGGGTGAGGAGGAGATCCAAAACCACATAATGGAGGAAAACACGGAGGGAGATCAAGACGAGAGGACACAGGCCATCAGATTACTCAAAACTG tgtTGAAGTGGTTGATGACCAGCGCTGGACGCTCCTTCTCTTCTGCTGTCCCGGAACAGCTGCGTCTCCTCCCTCTCCTCTTCAGA ATTGCTCCTGTGGAGAATGACGACAGCTATGATGAGATGAAGAGAGACGCTAAGACATGTCTGTCTCTCATGTCCCAGGGGCTGCTGTACTCAGAGCAGATCTCACAAGTCCTCGATGCACTTGAAGAG ATCTCAAGGAGCAGCTCGTGGCACGCACGTTACACCGTTCTCACCTACCTGCAGGTTATGGTGTTCTACAATCTTTTCACTTTCCTCAGTGATGCCAAGGCTGTCGGTGACGTGAGAGCTCTGGTACTACGCCTGCTGGAGGATGAACAACTGGAG
- the psme4a gene encoding proteasome activator complex subunit 4A isoform X1 yields the protein MTVSNIIEVEEPRLGDCNMKKEASELLGFDPQKDIVYNELLPYKDKLDEESNETLAQIKGNLGRAVQLREIWPGVLFWTRKLSTYMRLYGRKFSKEDHVLFVKLLYELVTIPKLEISMMQSFARLLITLLKKKELLSREDLELPWRPLYELQDRILYSKTEHLGLNWFPSSLRPRSSSKHILVKLAQRCSVEAVLKALIKSCRPYFPESATQEMLDEWKPLMCPFDVTMQKAMGYFELFLPTTLPPELHDKGFKLWFDELISLWVSVQNLPSWEVNLVSLFARLANDNIGYIDWDPYIPTIFTRTLRSLNLPVGSSQMLVSRYLTNAYDIGHVVVWISALLGGPSKQTQTQLSGLFNSIASFFHPSNHGRWLMKLMKLLQRLPASVVKRLHRERYRTPTWLTPVPESHLLSEQDITDFVESMKQPVLLSMFSKTGSLDAAQALQNLALLRPELVIPPVLEKTYPAMETLTEPHQLTATLSCMISVARTLVAGGQRFPEGPTHMLPLLMRALPGIDPNDFSKCMITFQLIATCVTLVPLVDCSAAVQTRNDLTQVEKELCSASAEFEDFVLQFIDRCFALIDTSTLEQTREEVETEKMTHLESLLELGLSSTFYTIFTQCSMELFKVALEKVFNFASTNVFETHVAGRMVADMCRAATKTHPAEALKLFLPHCCNAILQISSNEEVLNEEELDKELMWNLQLLSEVTRVDGDQLLLYRSQLVQILQLTLHLKCKQGYSLACKLLYHILRSTSLLYPREYCSLPGGVQQHTDTYLPIKDWGRPGDLWNLDIKWHMPSTEEREFVFYLLDLLLKPELQRLQKHTQGEPDMSRDDVLQSLSIVHNCLLGASPLLPPVYGEPVPGLINSMVELHETKVYTGIDYDLSRENYRQDICKAIRPLLQYTLEHSEDDIKSLFSIIKIINDVLHFKGSHKHEFDSRWKSFSMIKKSMENKLHGSKQHIRALLIDRVMLQHELRNLTIEGCIYRSVHQDLINDLLRLSTSRYSQVRSKAQNVLFTALGTYNFCCRDIIPAVLEYLDPDRTDVTQQQFKGALYCLLGNHSGICLATLQYWECIALTWPAIVRSGMSPSMSLEKPSIVRLFDDLADKVHRQYETIGLDFSIPESCVELALKMMKSSNPEPTPGAASEQQELEGRKRQEQKNKDSVQKYEKLVMDLLDCRKMPWKFEQIAIGFLSLMLRDDRPLPSSAVLFFVESLNHDSLLVRNGAISAVSGILKQLKRPHKKVAVNPYDISELKTSLQSCDGKAHSSLLVGDRPDNQWLQYDSSRLPRSQQDWEECCFIEKTHWGYSTWPRKLMLYAPPEEQPKQGKTREEMNESEKIIYDHFSDPLFIDQFIQYLSLEERKGNDKFSPRRFCLFKGLFRNFDDAFLPLLMPHMERLVADSHESTQRCVAEIISGLIRGSKHWSYSKVEKLWALLCPLLRKALSNITIETYADWGTCIATACESRDPRKLHWLFEMLMESPVTGEGGSFVDACRLYVLQGGLAQQEWRVPELLHRLLQYLEPKLTQVYKNVRERIGSVLTYIFMIDVNLPHTQPTTSPRIGEFTERVLARLKPLTEGEEEIQNHIMEENTEGDQDERTQAIRLLKTVLKWLMTSAGRSFSSAVPEQLRLLPLLFRIAPVENDDSYDEMKRDAKTCLSLMSQGLLYSEQISQVLDALEEISRSSSWHARYTVLTYLQVMVFYNLFTFLSDAKAVGDVRALVLRLLEDEQLEVREMAATTLSGLLQCNFLSIDEPMQAHFESLSKTRLPKRRRRELGSVVDTIPSAGNNHKDICNLVQRHAGVLGLSACILSSPYDVPTWMPQILMDLSAHLNDTQPIEMTVKKTLSDFRRTHHDNWQEHKQKFTDDQLLVLTDLLVSPCYYA from the exons atgaCTGTCTCTAATATAATCGAAGTGGAGGAACCACGTTTGGGGGACTGTAATATGAAAAAAGAAGCATCCGAATTATTAGGGTTTGATCCGCAAAAAGATATTGTTTACAACGAACTTCTGCCTTACAAGGACAAACTAGACGAAGAGTCCAATGAAACTTTGGCACAGATAAAAGGAAACCTCGGCCGAGCCGTCCAACTCAGAGAGATATGGCCAGGTGTCTTGTTTTGGACGAGGAAACTTTCCAC GTACATGCGATTATATGGAAGGAAGTTCAGCAAAGAGGACCATGTGCTTTTCGTCAAGCTGCTGTACGAGCTGGTCACCATCCCCAAACTGGAGATCAGTATGATGCAGAGCTTCGCCCGTCTCCTCATCACCCTGCTGAA GAAGAAGGAGTTGCTTTCAAGAGAGGACTTGGAATTGCCATGGCGACCCCTGTATGAGTTGCAGGACAGGATCCTGTACTCAAAGACCGAGCACCTCGGCCTGAACTGGTTTCCCAG TTCTCTGCGGCCACGCTCTTCCTCTAAACACATACTCGTTAAACTTGCACAGAGGTG CTCAGTGGAAGCAGTTCTGAAGGCCTTAATCAAGAGCTGCAGGCC TTATTTTCCAGAATCAGCAACACAGGAGATGCTGGATGAGTGGAAACCTCTGATGTGCCCTTTTGATGTGACCATGCAAAAGGcgatgggatattttgagctctTCCTGCCTACCACTCTTCCCCCAGAGCTGCATGATAAGGGCTTTAA GCTTTGGTTTGATGAGTTGATAAGCCTGTGGGTGTCGGTACAGAACCTTCCAAGCTGGGAAGTG AATCTTGTCAGTCTTTTTGCACGACTGGCAAATGACAACATTGGTTACATAGATTGGGACCCTTATATACCAACG ATCTTCACTAGGACCTTGAGGAGTCTTAATCTTCCTGTAGGATCCAGTCAGATGCTGGTTTCCAGATATCTGACAAATGCCTATGACATCGGTCACGTGGTCGTTTGGATTTCTGCTTTGCTG GGAGGACCCAGCAAACAGACCCAGACCCAGCTCAGTGGCCTTTTCAACAGCATCGCCTCATTTTTCCACCCTTCTAACCACGGCCGTTGGCTC ATGAAACTCATGAAGCTCCTTCAGCGTTTACCTGCTAGCGTTGTGAAACGTCTGCATCGAGAACGTTACCGGACGCCAACGTGGCTGACCCCTGTTCCCGAAAGCCACCTTCTCAGTGAGCAGGACATCACAGACTTTGTGGAGAGTATGAAGCAGCCCGTCCTGCTTTCTATGTTTAGCAAAACTGGCAGTCTGGATGCTGCCCAGGCCCTGCAAAACCTTGCCCTGCTCAGACCTGAGTTGGTCATTCCACCAGTGCTGGagaa gACATATCCCGCCATGGAGACCCTCACTGAGCCTCACCAGCTGACCGCCACTTTAAGCTGTATGATCAGTGTGGCAAGGACCCTTGTGGCCGGGGGCCAGAGGTTTCCAGAGGGCCCCACACACATGCTGCCTCTCCTCATGAGGGCTCTCCCAGGGATCGACCCCAATGACTTCAGCAAGTGTATG ataACATTCCAGTTAATAGCAACTTGTGTTACTCTTGTGCCATTGGTGGACTGTTCTGCTGCTGTTCAGACAAGAAATGACCTCACACAG GTGGAAAAAGAGTTGTGTTCAGCCTCTGCAGAGTTTGAGGATTTTGTTCTTCAATTTATTGATAG GTGTTTTGCACTGATTGACACCAGTACTCTGGAACAGACCCGGGAGGAGGTGGAGACAGAGAAAATGACTCATCTAGAGAGTCTGTTGGAGCTGGGCCTGTCCTCCACATTCTACACTATCTTCACACAATGTTCCATGGAATTATTCAAG GTGGCCCTTGAAAAAGTCTTCAACTTCGCCAGTACAAACGTTTTTGAGACTCATGTTGCTGGACGGATGGTGGCAGACATGTGCCGAGCTGCAACCAAG ACTCACCCAGCAGAGGCTCTGAAGCTCTTTTTGCCTCACTGCTGTAATGCCATATTACAAATCTCATCCA ATGAAGAGGTATTAAACGAAGAGGAGCTGGATAAAGAACTGATGTGGAACCTCCAGCTGTTATCTGAG GTGACCCGTGTGGATGGCGATCAACTGTTACTCTACAGGTCTCAGCTagtgcagattcttcagttgaCTCTGCACCTGAAATGTAAGCAGGGCTACAGTCTGGCTTGTAAGCTGCTTTATCACATCCTGCGGTCCACATCCCTCCTCTATCCCAGAGAGTACTGCAGCCTGCCTGGCGGTGTCCAGCAGCACACTGACACATACCTTCCAATCAAG GACTGGGGTCGGCCTGGAGACCTGTGGAACCTGGACATCAAGTGGCACATGCCCAGCACAGAAGAGAGAGAGTTTGTTTTCTACTTGCTGGATCTGCTGTTAAAGCCGGAACTCCAGCGTctgcagaaacacacacagGGAGAACCGGACATGAGCAG GGATGATGTTCTACAGAGTCTGTCCATTGTTCATAACTGTCTTCTGGGAGCAAGCCCCCTTCTGCCCCCAGTGTATGGAGAACCCGTGCCGGGGCT GATCAACAGTATGGTTGAGCTACACGAGACAAAAGTGTACACTGGTATTGACTATG ACCTGTCTAGAGAGAACTACAGACAGGACATCTGTAAGGCGATTAGACCTTTACTAC aatacACACTTGAGCACTCAGAAGATGACATCAAATCCCTCTTCTCCATTATAAAG ATCATCAATGACGTGCTCCACTTTAAAGGCTCACACAAACATGAGTTTGACTCCCGCTGGAAGAGTTTCAGTATGATTAAGAAGTCTATGGAAAACAAG CTTCACGGCAGTAAACAGCACATTAGAGCACTACTCATAGACAGAGTCATGCTGCAACATGAG CTAAGAAATCTGACCATAGAAGGGTGTATCTACAGGAGTGTTCATCAGGACCTAATAAATGACCTGCTCAGACTGTCCACCAGCAGGTACAGTCAG GTGAGGAGTAAAGCTCAGAATGTGCTGTTCACAGCATTGGGAACCTACAACTTCTGCTGCAGAGACATCATTCCTGCAGTGCTGGAGTACCTGGACCCAGACCGCACTGACGTCACCCAGCAGCAATTCAAA GGTGCCTTGTACTGCCTGTTAGGGAACCACTCTGGGATCTGTCTTGCTACCCTGCAGTACTGGGAGTGCATTGCTCTGACATGGCCTGCCATTGTGCGTTCTGGCATGAGCCCCTCTATGTCTCTAGAGAAGCCTTCAATCGTGCGGCTCTTCGATGACCTGGCCGACAAGGTCCATCGCCAGTACGAGACCATCGGTCTTGACTTTTCT ATCCCGGAGAGTTGTGTTGAGTTGGCTCTAAAAATGATGAAATCCAGTAACCCAGAACCGACCCCAGGTGCTGCCTCTGAACAGCAGGAACTGGAGGGAAGAAAGAGGCAGGAACAGAAAAACAAAGACTCAGTTCA GAAGTATGAGAAACTAGTGATGGATCTTTTGGACTGCCGAAAAAT GCCCTGGAAGTTTGAGCAGATAGCTATCGGCTTCCTGTCTCTGATGCTGAGAGATGACCGCCCCTTGCCTTCTTCTGCAGTCCTCTTTTTCGTTGAGAGCCTGAACCACGACTCTCTCTTAGTTCGCAAT GGTGCAATATCAGCAGTGAGTGGAATTCTAAAGCAGCTCAAGAGACCTCACAAGAAAGTGGCAGTGAATCCCTATGACATTTCTGAACTCAAAACCTCTCTTCAGTCAT GTGATGGTAAAGCTCACAGCTCTCTGTTGGTGGGAGACAGGCCTGATAACCAATGGCTGCAGTATGACAGTAGCAGGTTGCCGCGCTCCCAGCAGGACTGGGAGGAATGCTGCTTCATTGAGAAAACTCACTGGGGTTATTCAACTTGGCCACG GAAGCTGATGCTCTATGCCCCTCCTGAGGAACAGCCCAAACAGGGCAAAACAAGAGAAGAGATGAATGAG AGTGAAAAGATCATATATGATCATTTCTCAGACCCGCTGTTCATAGATCAGTTCATCCAGTATTTGTCTCTGGAGGAGAGGAAGGGGAATGATAAATTCAGCCCACGTCGATTTTGCCTCTTTAAG GGCCTTTTCCGGAACTTTGATGATGCCTTCCTGCCCTTGCTGATGCCTCAtatggagcgtctggtagcggATTCGCACGAGAGCACCCAACGCTGTGTGGCGGAGATCATCTCTGGACTCATCAGGGGCTCCAAACACTGGAGCTACAGCAAG GTGGAAAAATTGTGGGCTCTGCTATGTCCACTCCTTCGTAAAGCTCTCTCCAATATCACCATAGAGACGTATGCGGACTGGGGCACCTGCATTGCCACTGCCTGC GAGAGCCGAGACCCACGAAAGCTCCACTGGCTGTTTGAGATGCTGATGGAATCACCGGTCACAGGAGAAGGAGGTTCATTTGTGGACGCCTG CCGTCTGTATGTGCTGCAGGGAGGTCTTGCTCAGCAGGAGTGGAGAGTTCCAGAGCTGCTTCACAGGTTACTACAGTACCTAGAGCCCAAACTCACTCAGGTCTACAAGAACGTACGCGAACGCATCGGCAG TGTGCTCACCTACATCTTCATGATCGACGTGAACCTGCCACACACTCAGCCCACCACGTCCCCGCGCATCGGAGAGTTCACGGAGCGTGTGCTGGCCAGGCTCAAGCCTTTAACGGAGGGTGAGGAGGAGATCCAAAACCACATAATGGAGGAAAACACGGAGGGAGATCAAGACGAGAGGACACAGGCCATCAGATTACTCAAAACTG tgtTGAAGTGGTTGATGACCAGCGCTGGACGCTCCTTCTCTTCTGCTGTCCCGGAACAGCTGCGTCTCCTCCCTCTCCTCTTCAGA ATTGCTCCTGTGGAGAATGACGACAGCTATGATGAGATGAAGAGAGACGCTAAGACATGTCTGTCTCTCATGTCCCAGGGGCTGCTGTACTCAGAGCAGATCTCACAAGTCCTCGATGCACTTGAAGAG ATCTCAAGGAGCAGCTCGTGGCACGCACGTTACACCGTTCTCACCTACCTGCAGGTTATGGTGTTCTACAATCTTTTCACTTTCCTCAGTGATGCCAAGGCTGTCGGTGACGTGAGAGCTCTGGTACTACGCCTGCTGGAGGATGAACAACTGGAG